DNA from Prunus persica cultivar Lovell chromosome G6, Prunus_persica_NCBIv2, whole genome shotgun sequence:
TCATCTTCCAATTTGTTGATCTTCTTTAGCAGCCTGGGTATTATTTGCTTAGATCTCTCACACATTTCAGGATCATCCCATTCCCATAATCTACAACCATTCTTCTGCAttaaacaacataatatttacTTAAAACAATGGGAAACTAAAACCCAGCTTCATCACATCTAACAAATTCGcaagcaaaaattgaaaagcctACACACTTACCCGTGCGCACACATGAAACCTCCTCCCTGGAGGTGTAGCAGTCCAAGAAGTCTTAACTTTGGCAGTATTTCCACAGTAACACAGCCGAGAAGGCAACATCCATGCACTGTCCTCTTCAAAGTGCGAACTTGAACACTGTGATCCATGACCTCTGCCATGTGAGTTGTTCCTCATCCCTTCAATTTCACCGATGAATAGGTTTTGAGGAGGGAAACTtgccccttttttcttttctggaaTTTCACCGATTCAAAAGGTGTGAAAATGGAGGCACCAAATAGCGGGAAAGAGGCTGAGTGGAGTTACTAGGGTGGAGAGACAAAACTACCCTTTGAACAGCGGTAAGGGGAATAGGCAATAACAAATAATTCATATCCTTAGTTTTCCAGAAAAAAAGTTAAGAGTGCAAATTGAAATTAGCGTACAAGTTCAGGGGGTAAATTGACAGTTAACCCTAAAGATAATTTCCAtataaatgagattttttatttatttatcaatatATAAAAGAGAATTTACAATTTAGGTCATTTCTATCACAAAGAGAAACCAATCTACACTTGCACTAACAATTGtgtttcttaaaaaataaaaaataaaaaataaaaaaaatggctGGCATCAAGCAAGATATGCCTTAATTTGCACCAACACTAAACCATTTATAAACAACAATTTAGACTGACTTGCACAATTAATTTGCACCTTGatctattacaataggaaaaagaacatcaaaaatttcaaacctCAAAATAATATTCACTATTCCTCATATTAAAggaaacaatttaaaaataaaaataaacacacaaacaaaatgCTACACCTGCAACTGAACCTGACAATCTATACCGTTTAGATGAGCTAAAAATGTTCATTACTGAAAACAATATTTTCCTCCATCTTCTCAGCAACAAAACAAGGGTACCAAGATCTACTAAACCAGAACATGCATGAACTTTATAAAACAAATCAGACACCTACAGATTGAAAACTAGAACCTTGAACACAAAAACAATCATACAGAGTTAAACTTATGTAGTCAGCAAAGAGGGATAACTAATTTGCTATCTAATGAGATTTAATctaaaatcaatttaattctcaaatttagcctaaaagaaaattgatttttaaaataccgTCAGAATTAGCCAACAAAGCTAACAAAATTCCATAAAACAttccaaaattataataaaaaaacacactaGGAGATAACAAGAGGGCTGATTTAAAAGCTACTTCCTTCAAAAGGAAACCTGACATATCCATGCACGGTTCTGTATTCTATCATGTGAAGTACTGTTATGATTTTGGCTCTGTGGCTTGTGAAGTTGTGCTCTACCTTTTGCTTAAGTGATTGTGTTATATCTTAACAATCGAATAACAACTCAAGAATCATGCAAATATGAAcctaaaaaaaagttgaaaaggttaataaataaataaacaccgCGAAACAGAATCACATATTTGCAGTACATGTCTTCTTATTATGCCGTCCAACTGCACCACATCGACTGCATGTAACAGCCCTTGAAAACTCACCAGCAGatttcatctttttagtcCCTGGCTGCCTAATAAGTGGAGGTAGGATAACAATATCAGCTGAACACCCATGCACCGCATCCTTAATGTCAGGTATGGGAGAAATAAGAGTTGCATATGAACTTCTAAAATAGTTCAACTTGAAATAATCATCAATGTAGTCATACATGCAACCCGAATTTTTTTGAACAGCAACGACTGCATGAGCACAGGGAAAGCCTTTTATTTGCCACTCATGACAGGAGCAAAAATGCTTATCCAAATCAACCATAAAAGAACCTTCAGCATGAACCTCAAAAACAGAAGCACTAGAACGGATACTATTCCAATGCCGACCAACAATCGACATTTCGTTCAAGGTTTTCTCCATCACAGGACAGAGAATAGAACAACATTCCTTTGCTTCACAACTCCTTTGAGACATCAGTCCCATGAGTTTAATCCTGATGCCATCAACCATTTGACAAATAGGCAACGCATAAAGCTCTGAAATCCAAGATTGAAATGATTCAGAAACAGTGCTGCACATGTCACCATATCGATTACCCTTAAAATAGGCATATGACCAATTCTCCTTGGGGAAAGTTTCTAGAAAGGTCTTCATAGGAGCACCGCCTtcatcttttaaatttttcatattaaactCAAAAGCAGCTTCAGTTGGAGCATATACGCATTTCGTAAAAAGCTCAACAATTCGATCCCgaaaaaatttaccaaaattAGCTGGATATTTAGATGAGAGGTTCTGTTTCATATCATTCAAGCAAAATGCATGATGGGATGTTGGAAATATGTTTGAAACATCTTCGGTCGCACCTCTGTTATGATTAGATACAAAAGTTATCGTCCTAGCTTGTGGAGTCAAAACTTTAgctaaattttcaaaaaaccaCCTCCAGTTTTCCTCGTTTTCTGAGTCCACGATAGCAAAAGCAAATGGGAAAAATCCTAAAAACCAATAACATAAAAAGGCAATGGATAAGTAATACGATATTTAAGCAAAATATAGATTTATCTTATCAAGAATCAcaatatatacaacatataGAGGTAACTATCAAGCAGATAACTACCTATGAGAGTTTCATTTTCTATTCTAAAAATCCATGTATAGTGACTCATCACTCATCATAGTAAAAAACGTAACTAATTGTACCTTGATTTCCATCCCTCCCGGTAGCACCAATTAGCTGCCCCTTATACTTACTTTTAATATCGGTCGCATCTATGAACAGCAAAGGTCTGCACCATCTAAATCCCTCAATGCAAGCACCATAGCAAATAAACAATCTTTGAAAGCAAGAAGTTGTTGGATCACACTCCAAGACACAATGTGACCCTGGATTAGTTGACATTAAAGCATCTCTATACTGAACTAACTGATTATAAGACAAGGATTCATTACCATGAACCTCACTCTTAGCCAATTCTTTCCCGTGCCAAGCACTATGGTAAGAGATATCAAGACCATATTTTTGCTTAAAATCCTTGACAATATCTGCTGGTTTAATTGTTGGTTTCTCGCGGATTTGATCCACGAGAACAGAAGATACAACCTTTGAACTCATCATCTTACTTTTCTGTTCATCGACAACAGGCGTGCATGTGTGAACATTATTCAGACTCCTTATGTAGAAAAAACCATTCCCTCGACATAGAGAAGCATATATACGCCAATTACAACCATCTGAAATCTTCTTAAAACATTCAGCAAGGACACGTTCTTTCTCATTCTTTACATAAGCAATACGAAATCTCATATGAGCAGCATACTTACACAACTTGTTACGAAATTCAGTTACACCCCCCTCAAATCTCTGACCGTCATGACTAATATATTCCTTCCAGTACTGAGACAAATAGGCATTGCCTCCATCCAACCTGGAGTCCCCAAAACGGTCATTCTCATCAATGGCACTACGACTTTCTAATGTGCATGATAAAGGTGCTGTACGATTCGAGACTTCACGATTAGACATTGCATGATTAGACGCTGTATGATCAGACTCTTCACACTTTTGATCACCATTATCATTATTTGAACTCACAAGATCCTTCACCAATATATCAACAAAACTACTCTTCAACATTGTTAAACACATCAACATCATATGCAAATCCATATCAGATTGCAGCAAACAATTAGGGTGGTCAGGAAGAGAATACGTCAGGTCAAAGCTCCCCATTTTCAGTTCCTTAAACCTTAAGCATATCTCATTACAAATATCCAAATATTTACTATTTTCAGACAATGCAATGACAACAGTTAATGAACGATAACTACACCTTGCTATTCTAGCACTCTCCATCCGTCTACAtgtaaaaaagaacaaaataaacaaacagtAAATAAGTCAGCAACTACCATCTGGATAACAATTAGAATAAATGTCTCAACATATTCTTACTGACACATAGTAGCATATCAAATATTTCAACAAGATATAACCTTTAATAACTACATTAATAGTTACTATTACGAACATACATAACAAAACACAAAGTAAAGACTGCAGCTGTCTCACATTTACATTGTTTTTCCAAAACAGtatagtttttcttacaaCCACGCTTTTcccttctctcctctcctcctcaTTCAAGTTTCTTTGAAAACCACAATCCCAATCCATCAACCTTAGAATTCCGCAAACTGGACAATCTAAATAAACTATGAAACTAGAGCAAAATGGTTCTTCACCACCCCAACAATACTTCCACAATCTCACATTTACCCTGTCCCCACTCACAGCAGCCAAAAAAAGCTTTCCATTACTTCAGAAACACTCCAATTCCACCTACTAGAACCCCTAACCACCTGCTTAGCATCCTAACTAATATTATGTAAGTCATAGTTACTCTTAATAACAGcaaccttttttatttggaccAAATCGCCAATCTCCCAATCCCTTTCTCCCTTGTTCGAGATACCACCTCCCGGTTCATCAAGCAgtctttcttccttcccacATGAAATCCCTCATCAAACATTCTAACCTCTCTGCCCCTTTCGGCTTCAAGGTGGGCATCAAGTTCTATTGAGTTTAGAGATATACATTACATTTCCTGTTTATTCATGTCGATTAGGGAGCTGTTGTTTCTGAAGATTTTAATTTGTGCTTGTGTCTTATGTATTTCCTGCATTAGTTTTGAGATTGTACATTGGGTGGACTGTCACTGTTGTACTtttcactttaatttattttctagctaaaaagaaaaacaaaagctggAGCTAGAAATTATTTCATTCAATCACAAAGGCAAAACCAGCTTGAATTTTACAATGCATTTAGAAAATAATCAATAGAACTATTCAACAATGAATCCAAAATCATTTACATCATAAACTGCAGAAACTTCAACCCATAAAAAGCTGCAGAACTAATAtatgaataaattaaaaaagaaaataaacaagatTTATATCAACCAAGAAATCTTGAATGTTTATAATTCAACGAAACCAGTTAACAGCTTaagaagaatgaaaaataaaaaattcaaaaaatagtgGAGGGAAAGTAAACTAATTACCCTAATTCGAGGGTCGGTTGGATAATGGAAAACCTGCAGAggagagagtgagaggagACTCAGGCGTAGGCTATTTTTTGTGGGAGCTTTTGCGAGGCCGGTCTGGTAACTGGACCGGGTTTGAAGGACCTGCCCAATTACTCAACCACTGCGAAACGCAGAAATATGGCGTTTGCTTGTGTGTATACGATTTAATATTTTTCGCATCCCTAAAATACCCCCAATTAAATCATTATTGTATTttgtatattaatattaaaattaatatggaaagtttttaaattttggttgTAACTAATGATTTAcgttgaattttgaaaaaattatgtaCATTTCTCTCCATGAAATCTGGTTGTAATAGGTGGGTGGATTTAATttggaaagtttttttttaatttcgaCGTTAAATTTCAGATTTAAAGTACATAATAGGTggatttaattaaaacaatatctctgttattttatatttatgaatTCTATgtgatttaagaaaataatatacttaccttttataaataatagtgtGCGTACTAATGATTTCGAAAATATAATGTatctattatttaatttttatgaacaaaaaattacttattatattataaataaataaataaaatatttatttattattttatggacAATAATatacctaaattttttttatgtaccGAGGACTTATTTGTGAATACCATATCTACTACAAACTAATGTACCTCTTATaaaggagaaattatagaatgatACGGTAGAATTAGTGTGTGCGCAAAATATAGATTACATAATGTCAATATTCGATATAGCTAAATTAGTTTACATACATAATATACATGGAAAAGAATTAGTATGAATGTAGGTAAAACAAGTCtcaaaattgacaaaaacatattgatacttttatttcttgttaAGTTCTCACCCCTCATCAAATTGAATTCCCAGGAAATTAGGAATTAAAGAATGGCTAAAGCTAAGGCTAAAAATAAGGGatttcaaagggaaaaagagaagagagattcactattatgcATGGTGGGTCTTATGGCATGGATTGTAAATAACTCATAATACATGGACAACTTGTATTCTTGATGgcatttaattcaaaatttgggcTTATATTGGAAGTAAAAAAGTAGGTGGATTTTTGTCTAGACTATTTAAGTTGAAAGGGTCTAAATTCAAATGGTAAAATACCTAaaggaaaaattaatgaagaGGGTAACGAAATTCAGTTGGGCAATAGGGACAAAAAGGACAAGCAAGAATGGTGCAACCGAGTCGGACCCAAACCGATGTAACCCAACCAGCCCATCAAGAatataatttgattttaaatttcaacGTTGCAGTATTTCATTTTGTATATTTAGGCTCACTGTGAACAATAACGTGCCACATTAGTTGGTAACtttgtctttaaaaaatctgcaaaaaaaaaaaaaaatccgcTTTTCTTCATGCTGTGTGCCACTTTAATAGTTCAAGTTAATTCAAGTTTCTGGTTTTGTTCCAACTCCAAATCTGGACCGAAGAACCCAGCACGTCGTGAGCAGTGAACCCGAAGCAATTTCTTCTGCCGGAGAAAAGAAACATATGCTGACAAAACTTCTAGCAAACAATGGTAATACTTCAGATGCAAGTTTTTAGGAAACATAAGTTGCAGCAAAAAATACTAGCCTAAGCCAGTTTTGGAATCATTTTCCATAACTAAACTCCAATCTCCAAACACTGGCAGAATAACATTTTACATCAGCAGCAGCTGCTTCAGAAAAATCACCTCTAATCTTGTAGTAAGTAAAATCTACCATCTCCAAGTTAGCTCTAATAGCATGCAACATGACTTTCCAGCTCGTATAGGAGACCTAAGCAAACTCTTTATAGTTGAAGGGATTTTTCACTAATGATATTTCGCGAGACCAGTCCTTAACGTTTCTAGAATAAGAACATTGCCTCAAAACTTTTTCCCAATTTGTTCAGTGAAGAGGCAATCAATAAAAGTTAATTCCAAGACTGAGATTACTCAAAACATACAAAAGAGCATTTCCACAGAAAGGTACATCTAACCTGCCCTGGAATCATACACAGAAGCAGCCTTTTTGACAATTTTCAGTTCATTTCTTTGCAAAGCAAAAAATATCTAACTAGTTCTTGGCCTTAAGAGAGTTGTTGTCCTTGATCCTTGCTCGGTTATCCAGCTTAACAAAACGTTTGAGATCTTTGTACGGGAGAGTTTCAATGTTCTTCCTACTTAATTCACTCAATGCTGGGCGTTTATCAAGTAGACGCCACAACCAATCAGGGTACTCAGCATCTGGCAAGATCTTAGGATCTGTTCCGTCTTTGAGAATATTGGCTCCCACAACTGTGGTAGACTTAACTTCTTTGTCCAGATTTGATGCTTTTGGTGCATCACCTTGAGCAGCACCTTTTGAACCCTTCTTTGCTTTACCGCCCCCGATAGCAAATGTTCTTCGTGACACTATCCCAACTGCTTCGCTGGTATTGATAATGCTTCTAAATGTTTTGACATGACTCATAGCCATGATTTTATCCCTACAACATTAGTgttaataattaaatgaggaagTTTCAACAACAGACTGATCAAAAAATGAGTTTCAGAAAGGCTAAATACCAATTTCAACTAACTACAGTCCAAGTTCCTCATAAAACACAACCCACAATTCCAATTGCAACTCTGTGAAAGAGATTTTTGAAAAGCAAATACCGATTGCTGTTACTTCATGGGAACGAGTCATATAAAACTTTTTGACAAAATTATTTCATCTTTATTGTAAGAACCACCCGAGTTAGATTTTCTCAATACCACATACACGAATCACGATTGTATTCCATTAACCAATAAGCAACTACAACAAACACCAAAATATCTACTTGCATGTAATGATATGAGAACAAATTTGACGCTTGAAGCTGAAAAtaatccaaaatccaaaaacaaaTCCAAGTAAACAAATTTCAGAAACATTTTCGGAGCTGAAACGCCTAAAACCCCCCACgcaatttaataatttatacaaAACCTCTACCTAATCAGAATGCCtctctgaaaagaaaaacccagttCATGAATTCCCTGAAATCGCAGAAATAACCAACAAAAAGTTTAAGCTTTCAAAACGAGACACAGACATCGCAGACAAGATAGTGAGCtgaatcaaataaaaacaacaaagcaTAATTTGCTAGATAAGTTAACGAAAGCTataacagagagagagagagagagagagagagagagagagatttgaacCTTAAAAATGAAGAGTGATGATGGAATGCGATGGAGATCTCGTCGAATTCAGTCTGTTGTAAAGAGCGAGACGGAGGAGAGAATGAGAGATGTTAGGGTTTACCGGGTAGTCTGGTAAGTTAAAGGGTCGGGTTTGACAGAACTTGATGAcatattgaaaacaaaagccCAAACCCAACTGCTGCTTGCTACGGTCAATCCGTTCCTAAATTGAGACCAAAACAAATGGTGAAGGGTGCACCCAATTTAtatcttattttcttcaattaaaTTGACATTTATATTCACCTGCGAACGAGTGTTACTATTTTCACCCCTTATCTTATTTCTCTACTTATCTTATTTTCTTACTCACTATATCTTTCTATTCATCATTATTcactagccccttgacacatgctcacgcatgtgccaattggttttttttttttttttttaaaattaataaaagataacatggtagttatgttctataaaaatatgatctattatcttattttgtttttaattttaatttttttaatattaaaaaaaatgtgaatttactatattatcctcatttaattaataatttcaattcttaatgtttgaattaataaagggtattttctggtattttgaatatttcacctttctctgccttttgctttatatatatagatagataaaataccctttataaaccaccttatgtggcatgCCAACTCATCTAATACAGTTaagtcttttttattttaattttttttattattatgtccTAATTAAAGCAATAATTACCAAAAAGTCTTTCCATCtccctctttcttcttcctcctccccaACCTTCTTCCCACAAAATTTCCATTATCGCCAAATTTCTCACCGGCGCCGCTAAATCCATCTCGCTCGCTCATTCTCCCATGACGGTTCCCTCTCTTCACCATGGCAGTTCGTATTGGATTTCTCACTGCCGCTGCATCATGATTCATGCCCCTCTTGTCTTCTATATTTTCTAGATCTATATATGAAGATAATTGGTTTAGATAATTACATTGTTCTGGGTGTTTGGGATACAATAACTAATAATTATAAAACCTTTCATTAACCGATTTGTTTTAAGACTTCAACTAGGAAAGGTATTGAGATATTTGTTGTGGTGATGAaagaaaagatttttcaaatttgcagGAAGAGTTTAGTTGGATTTTTTAGATGGTCTCAAGAGGATATAAGGTTTCTATTGGATTAGCCTTTTGAATTTTCCAGCAGTACTTGAATTGATGTAGAGAGAGAATGATGAATGTATTGATGTGATTTGCGGCGCCAGTGAAAATTGAAGATATAATGGAATTTCCAAGGAGAATAGGAGGGTgaggggaggaggaggaagacgGAGGGTCGgacatagaaaaaaaaaaaaattatgggtaaATTGTTTAGTGattaatatataacaaaaaaattttagttcttaaaagtcattttacaaagtgataaatttgtctttgaaaatttgaaaataaagtgGGTGGGGAAATATGACAGGTGTATAGAAATAACAGCACTCTTTGCAAAATTACTATAATCCGATTAatgatttttatataaaatatcataaaatatCCATTTatctttctctatttttctaATCCCTAACTTACACATTTGATTGTTAATGGGGTATAGCTCAGATGGTTGAGTTTGAGCTTTTCCATCTCCACCCATGTGGGCAGAGGTTTTGAAACCCCCAAACGACCGATGAATTTTTGTGTAAATCCCCTTTTCCCaatcacttgtattaaaatatattaaaaaaacttacTCATTTGTCTAACTGCTTTATTCCTACATTATAGGGAAAGAGTGGAGTAATCAAATCAGGGTCTATGATAACTTATGTTGGGGTCCGAAGGCTCAGCCGGGCTTTGTTGATTCTTGGATCGCCATAGAGTGATGAATAAAGACTTCGTTGCCCCTTTATCTGAGTTAGCGAGAACTAGGCCAAAAGTATCCTGAGGGAGAAGCAAGTCATAGGGGagtactttgttcttcttctagcGGCTGTGTGTTTTGTATTGATGTTTCCGGCAGCTCGACGAAGAGTTGAAGATGACTTGCTGATTTTGATATGAGATTATATGAGCTTGGCATAAGAGCTTGGAGTGTGGGAGCTAAAGACCcacaagtttagcaaatgagaatgcatGTGCTTGGCTTGGTGTTGGATATGTTTGAGTTTGGTGTTGATAATTTGTTGTGTGTGGCTATGGCTATGGGGATTCAAGAGTTTCAAGAGAAGGAGGAtggaaggaaaagcttgagGTTTGAAGGCTATAGTGTTTAAAGCttggaaggaaggaaaagcttggaGCTAGGTGATGCTTTATGGGAGTTGGTGGCTGCTATGATGCTTGCAGCAGTTGAAGAATCTCAACAACCAAGAGGCTGGTTTTGGCTGAGAAATGCCTCCCAATTTATAGAAGGTGAGggttttcctttatttccaATAGGTAAATGGAGGTGTTGGAACTAGCTTATTTCCAATAGTTAAAAGGGAGCACTAGGGCATGCTATTTTCCAGCAGGTGCAGCTAGGTACCATAAATTGATTATTTCCTATGGGTAAAAGGAAGTGCTGGAAACGGCTTGTTTCCAGCGGGTAATAGGGAGTGCTGGAAAAGACTTGTTTCCAACGGGTAAAGCTAGGCATTTGAAAAATGATTATTTCCTATGGGTAAAAGGAAGTGCTTGAAAAATATCTCATTTGCTCACCCACATTGGAGAACTCTAAGTAATGAGCTTGgactttggtgctcccaagtagctagCCCAAAGTCTCCATTATCCAAGAGCTTTCGTGGGCCTTGTAGACCTCCATAACCTTCCACACCACAATCCCTCGTGCAAGCCCCGTAAACCACATGACTTGGGTTCATGTGAGCTTGGTAGGTGATTGGCACAGGAAAAATGTATTATTGATTTGGCATGGCAtgactatttatatatttatttaataaattaattcctAAAATACAGCTTAAATTAACGCATGACcaacattatatattatattgagCTTTGAATGTCTTTGGGCTTTCTGTgacttttttgggcctcaacaacttccaagttcttcctcaaGAAGCACCTAACATCTGATTTGTCAGAAAGCGCTTTTATGACCAGAAGCACTTTTACGGGTCTATTTGGCACCGCTTGTGTAGAAAGCATTCCTGCTAAGTGTTTAGAAGTGCTTTTATTATGAGAATGgcaattttttgttaaaaattcaAGTGCTTCATACCTTTATGATTTCAAAGCACTTCTAAATTTTTCAACCACACATTAGTCAGAAACTTTTtagttgttaaaaaaaaataataataatcatcaTTCTAGAAGAACTTTTAAACATTCTCTTAAGTTTTTCGACACACTTCTAATGTAAGCGTTTCAACAAATCTTTGACTCAAAGCTTCAACTCCCACGCTAATGCATTCATCTTAATTGAAATCGAAAGCAAGTTTTAACGAGaaataaattttgatttatagAAGCaaaatttctttctcttaCAACAACCATAGAGCATAAGTAGTAGTACACTTCAATTCGTAAGTCAGGCACATGTAGTGGAGATAGACATCaaattgatattttattttatttagggagctgattttcccattctcattttctccacttacattttcattttcattttaatactttttaatccccaaaaaaaaaaaaattgttctttctctttccaattCTACCATCACCTTACATTAAGGTTTTGATAActgaaattaagaaaagttaaaataaaatttaaaaaaagcatttataaaaaaaaaaaaatggaaattgatAGAAATGTAAGTATTTGTatgccaaatttttattttttttaatttttatttttttaccaaGTATGTGAG
Protein-coding regions in this window:
- the LOC18774691 gene encoding 54S ribosomal protein L37, mitochondrial, producing MAMSHVKTFRSIINTSEAVGIVSRRTFAIGGGKAKKGSKGAAQGDAPKASNLDKEVKSTTVVGANILKDGTDPKILPDAEYPDWLWRLLDKRPALSELSRKNIETLPYKDLKRFVKLDNRARIKDNNSLKAKN
- the LOC109949868 gene encoding uncharacterized protein LOC109949868; the protein is MESARIARCSYRSLTVVIALSENSKYLDICNEICLRFKELKMGSFDLTYSLPDHPNCLLQSDMDLHMMLMCLTMLKSSFVDILVKDLVSSNNDNGDQKCEESDHTASNHAMSNREVSNRTAPLSCTLESRSAIDENDRFGDSRLDGGNAYLSQYWKEYISHDGQRFEGGVTEFRNKLCKYAAHMRFRIAYVKNEKERVLAECFKKISDGCNWRIYASLCRGNGFFYIRSLNNVHTCTPVVDEQKSKMMSSKVVSSVLVDQIREKPTIKPADIVKDFKQKYGLDISYHSAWHGKELAKSEVHGNESLSYNQLVQYRDALMSTNPGSHCVLECDPTTSCFQRLFICYGACIEGFRWCRPLLFIDATDIKSKYKGQLIGATGRDGNQGFFPFAFAIVDSENEENWRWFFENLAKVLTPQARTITFVSNHNRGATEDVSNIFPTSHHAFCLNDMKQNLSSKYPANFGKFFRDRIVELFTKCVYAPTEAAFEFNMKNLKDEGGAPMKTFLETFPKENWSYAYFKGNRYGDMCSTVSESFQSWISELYALPICQMVDGIRIKLMGLMSQRSCEAKECCSILCPVMEKTLNEMSIVGRHWNSIRSSASVFEVHAEGSFMVDLDKHFCSCHEWQIKGFPCAHAVVAVQKNSGCMYDYIDDYFKLNYFRSSYATLISPIPDIKDAVHGCSADIVILPPLIRQPGTKKMKSAEKKKGASFPPQNLFIGEIEGMRNNSHGRGHGSQCSSSHFEEDSAWMLPSRLCYCGNTAKVKTSWTATPPGRRFHVCARKNGCRLWEWDDPEMCERSKQIIPRLLKKINKLEDEKTARHVSLF